In the genome of Streptomyces sp. SAI-127, the window CCCAGACCCGGGTGAAGTCGGGCGGCGCGGTCGCGGGCGTCAACGACTACCCGGTCGCCGTCGACCTCGCCCGCAAGGCCGACGGCGGCAACGCCTTCGAGGTCGTCGGCGAGCAGGTCGACGCCGGCCCGTTCGGCATCGCGGTGAACAAGGACAACAAGGAGCTCACGAGCGCCCTGGAGGCGGCCGTGAACGCCATCATCGAGGACGGCACGTACAAGAAGGTCCTGGACAAGTGGGGCGCCGAGACCGGCGCCATCGACAAGGCCGCGATCAACGGCGGCAAGTGACGGACCCCGCACCACTGAAGGGCAGTCACGGTGACTGACAAGTTCGACAAGGGGCCGGCGGACACACCGCCGCCGGCCTCCCTCGCACCGGAGACCATCAAGGCCATTCCGGTCCGCCACTACGGCCGCTACGTCAGCGCGGTCATCGTGCTGGCGCTGGTGGCCCTGCTGGTCAACGCGTTCGCCACCGCCGAGAAGATCCAGTGGAGCGCGGTCGGCGACAAGCTGTTCGACTCCACGGTCCTCGCGGGTGCCGGCCGCACCCTGCTGATCAGCGTCCTCGCGATGATCGTGGGCGTGGTCCTCGGCGTCGTGCTGGCCGTGATGCGGCTCTCCAAGAACCCGGTGACGAGCTGGGTGGCCTGGTTCTACATCTGGTTCTTCCGCGGGACCCCGGTCTACGTCCAGCTGCTGCTGTGGTTCAACCTGGCGCTGATCTTCCCGATGCTGAATCTCGGTCCGATCTACAAGGACGAGATGACGGACGTGATGACCCCGTTCATGTGCGCCCTGCTGGGCCTCGGCCTGAACGAGGCCGCATACATGGCGGAGATCTGCCGCGCCGGTCTGATGGCGGTCGACGAGGGCCAGACGGAGGCCGCGCACGCGCTCGGCATGAGCCACGGCAAGACGCTGCGCAGGATCGTGATCCCGCAGGCGATGCGGGTGATCGTGCCGCCGACGGGCAACGAGTTCATCAACATGCTGAAGACCTCGTCGCTGGTGTACGCGGTGACCTACAACGAACTGCTGCGCGCCACCTCGACGATCGGCTCGACGTCGTACGCCGTCATGGAGATGCTGTTCGTGGCCTCCATCTGGTACCTGGTCATGACCAGCGTGTTCAGCGTCTTCCAGTACTACCTGGAGCGCCGTTTCGCCCGCGGTTCGTCCCGGAGCCTGCCGCCGACGCCGTGGCAGAAGATCAGGGTCAACCTGATGGCCTTCAGTCGCGAAAGGGGCGTGTGACATGACCGCCATGGTGAGGGCCGAGAGCGTCCACAAGTCCTTCGGCCTGGTGGAGGTCCTCAAGGGCATCGACCTGGAAGTGAAGCAGGGCGAGGTCTTCTGCCTCATCGGCCCCTCGGGCTCCGGCAAGTCGACCTTCCTCAGGTGCATCAACCACCTGGAGAAGGTCAACGCCGGCCGGCTGTACGTCGACGGCGAGCTGGTCGGCTACCGCGAGAAGGGCGACAAGCTGTACGAGCTCAAGGACAGCGAGGTCGCGCGGCAGCGCCGGGACATCGGCATGGTGTTCCAGCGGTTCAACCTGTTCCCGCACATGACGGCCGCCGAGAACGTCATGGAGGCACCGGTCCAGGTCAAGGGCGTGGGCCGGACCCAGGCCCGGGAACGCGCGCGGGAACTCCTGGAGAAGGTGGGCCTGGCCGACAAGGCGGGCAGCTACCCCGCCCAGCTCTCCGGCGGCCAGCAGCAGCGCGTGGCGATCGCCCGGGCGCTCGCGATGGACCCGAAGCTGATGCTCTTCGACGAGCCGACCTCGGCGCTCGACCCGGAGCTGGTCGGTGACGTCCTCGACGTCATGCGCGACCTCGCCGAGTCCGGCATGACGATGGTCGTCGTCACCCACGAGATGGGCTTCGCCCGCGAGGTCGGCGACAGCCTGGTCTTCATGGACGACGGCGTGGTGGTGGAGTCCGGCGACCCCCGCGAGGTCCTGACGAACCCTCAGCACGAGCGCACGCAGGCGTTCCTGTCGAAGGTGCTCTAGCGGTACGACGCCGAAGGGGCGGTACGGGATTCCCGTACCGCCCCTTTCGCATGGGCGCCTACCTGAGCGCGAGCAGCAGCGTGTCCGACGGCGAGCACCACACCGGCCGGGCCTCCCCGAAGCCCTTCTCACGCAGCACGCGTGCGTGCCACGCGGCGGACGGCATGTCCCCGTCGGCGTGCTCGCCGTAGATCTCGAAGCGGCGCGCCGTCGGCCCGGCGAGGACGGGGTCCTCGGCGGCGACCTGCCACCATTCGGCCCAGTCGAGGGCGCCGTCCCGCTTGGCCCGGTCCATGTGCGCGTGACGCTGCGCGCGTTCGGCCGCGTTGATCCGGGGCGTGGCCTCGTCGATCATGTGGTCCGCGTTCATGAAGACACCGCCGTCGCGGACGAGTTCCGCGATCCGGCCGTAGAGGGCCGCGAGGGGTTCGCTGTGCAGCCAGTGCAGGGCCGTGGCGGTCAGGACGGCGTCGTACGAGTCGTAGGGCAGCTTCGCGGGCCAGTCGGGGTCCTTGAGGTCGGCCGTCACGAGGGTGACCCGCTCGTCGT includes:
- a CDS encoding amino acid ABC transporter permease, yielding MTDKFDKGPADTPPPASLAPETIKAIPVRHYGRYVSAVIVLALVALLVNAFATAEKIQWSAVGDKLFDSTVLAGAGRTLLISVLAMIVGVVLGVVLAVMRLSKNPVTSWVAWFYIWFFRGTPVYVQLLLWFNLALIFPMLNLGPIYKDEMTDVMTPFMCALLGLGLNEAAYMAEICRAGLMAVDEGQTEAAHALGMSHGKTLRRIVIPQAMRVIVPPTGNEFINMLKTSSLVYAVTYNELLRATSTIGSTSYAVMEMLFVASIWYLVMTSVFSVFQYYLERRFARGSSRSLPPTPWQKIRVNLMAFSRERGV
- a CDS encoding amino acid ABC transporter ATP-binding protein, with the translated sequence MTAMVRAESVHKSFGLVEVLKGIDLEVKQGEVFCLIGPSGSGKSTFLRCINHLEKVNAGRLYVDGELVGYREKGDKLYELKDSEVARQRRDIGMVFQRFNLFPHMTAAENVMEAPVQVKGVGRTQARERARELLEKVGLADKAGSYPAQLSGGQQQRVAIARALAMDPKLMLFDEPTSALDPELVGDVLDVMRDLAESGMTMVVVTHEMGFAREVGDSLVFMDDGVVVESGDPREVLTNPQHERTQAFLSKVL
- a CDS encoding class I SAM-dependent methyltransferase; protein product: MTTGVGTDWQAWQESWDRQQEWYMPDREERFRVMLDMVEALVGPRPRVLDLACGTGSITARLLARFPDATSTGVDLDPALLAIAEGTFADDERVTLVTADLKDPDWPAKLPYDSYDAVLTATALHWLHSEPLAALYGRIAELVRDGGVFMNADHMIDEATPRINAAERAQRHAHMDRAKRDGALDWAEWWQVAAEDPVLAGPTARRFEIYGEHADGDMPSAAWHARVLREKGFGEARPVWCSPSDTLLLALR